In one window of Nitrospinaceae bacterium DNA:
- a CDS encoding transposase, which yields MSKKRHTPEQIISKLREAEILLSQGRTVPVACKRIEVSEQTYYRWRKDYGGLRTDQAKRFKELERENVRLKRLVADQALDNAILKEVASGNF from the coding sequence ATGAGCAAGAAGCGCCATACCCCCGAGCAGATCATATCCAAGCTGAGAGAGGCTGAGATTCTACTATCTCAGGGACGAACCGTACCCGTGGCCTGCAAGCGCATCGAGGTCTCAGAGCAGACGTACTATCGCTGGCGAAAAGACTACGGGGGACTCCGTACAGACCAAGCCAAGCGATTCAAGGAACTGGAGCGTGAGAATGTCCGCCTCAAGAGGCTCGTGGCCGACCAGGCGTTGGACAACGCCATCTTGAAGGAAGTCGCCTCGGGAAACTTCTGA